A portion of the Clostridium gelidum genome contains these proteins:
- a CDS encoding GNAT family N-acetyltransferase — protein sequence MLEKRILESERLLLKPLSFNELLHINNNEIDTVEILIELEAMLDFVKLAISKKIEKMQKVSEDVHEWYTYWLIIDKDNQKGIGFIGFKGLPDENGYSEVGYSISSNYRKKRLMTEALETLAKWAYGFQDSKGIVAKVLKTNIGSSKVLNNCNFKLVSSIGQDDNYILKFR from the coding sequence ATGTTGGAGAAGAGAATATTAGAGTCAGAAAGGTTACTTTTAAAACCTTTATCTTTTAATGAACTATTACATATTAATAACAATGAAATTGATACTGTTGAAATTCTTATTGAATTAGAAGCAATGCTTGATTTTGTTAAATTAGCAATATCAAAGAAAATAGAGAAAATGCAAAAGGTTAGTGAAGATGTTCATGAGTGGTATACATACTGGTTGATTATTGATAAGGACAATCAAAAAGGAATAGGTTTTATTGGGTTTAAAGGATTACCAGATGAAAATGGATATTCAGAAGTTGGATACAGTATTTCATCTAATTATAGAAAGAAAAGACTTATGACGGAGGCTTTAGAAACTCTAGCGAAGTGGGCTTATGGATTTCAAGATTCTAAAGGTATAGTCGCCAAAGTTCTGAAAACAAATATTGGTTCTAGTAAAGTATTAAATAATTGCAATTTTAAATTAGTTAGTTCTATTGGACAAGATGATAACTATATTCTTAAATTTAGATAA